The following proteins are co-located in the Microplitis demolitor isolate Queensland-Clemson2020A chromosome 3, iyMicDemo2.1a, whole genome shotgun sequence genome:
- the LOC128667443 gene encoding uncharacterized protein LOC128667443, whose amino-acid sequence MNGVEVNRSSNVGISSLMKGYVSFSPNQLSAIENAGWVMQDNVKLTNAAGSFDLLIPLNILSGFAEDYLKVLMNVQLEIILTISNSDINAYIQQAAGAEEVKLTLQKIEWIVPYVTLSDKEKIQALNYITSDPAISISFRTWESYEYPLLPATSRHIWAVKTSTQLEKPRYVILGFQTARKNDARKNASRFDHCTLRYVKLFLNSQSYPYGDLNLDINDNQNALLYHMYTDFQSSYYNKKTESLFTKQKFLQEAPLCVIDCSKQNEAIKSGPVDIRLEFESTNQFPQNTTASCLIIHDRIVEYNPISSIVRKLT is encoded by the coding sequence ATGAATGGTGTTGAAGTTAATCGAAGTAGTAACGTTGGTATATCAAGCCTGATGAAAggttatgtatcattcagtccAAATCAGTTGAGTGCTATCGAGAATGCTGGCTGGGTGATGCAAGataatgttaaattaacaaacgCTGCTGGAAGctttgatttattgattccgttgaatattttaagtgGTTTTGCTGAAGATTATCTGAAAGTCCTTATGAATGTTCAGCTAGAGATAATTCTTACAATTTCAAACAGTGACATTAATGCTTACATACAACAAGCAGCAGGTGCTGAGGAAGTAAAGTTAactttgcaaaaaatcgagtgGATTGTGCCGTATGTCACCCTATCAGACAaggaaaaaattcaagcattaaattatattaccaGTGATCCGGCTATCTCAATTAGTTTTCGAACCTGGGAATCGTATGAGTATCCGCTGTTACCAGCAACATCAAGACATATTTGGGCTGTCAAAACATCAACACAACTGGAGAAGCCACGTTACGTCATCCTCGGATTTCAGACAGCAAGAAAAAACGACGCAAGGAAGAATGCGAGTCGATTTGATCATTGTACGCTCCGTTACGTAAAGTTATTCCTGAACTCACAGAGTTATCCGTACGGGGATCTGAATTTGGATATCAACGACAATCAGAATGCTTTATTGTATCATATGTACACTGATTTCCAATCTTCATACTATAATAAAAAGACAGAGTCACTGTTTACAAAGCAGAAATTTTTGCAAGAAGCTCCGCTCTGTGTTATAGACTGTTCTAAGCAGAATGAGGCAATTAAATCTGGACCAGTAGACATTCGATTGGAGTTTGAATCCACAAATCAATTTCCACAAAACACAACAGCTTCTTGTTTAATAATCCACGATCGTATCGTTGAGTATAACCCAATCAGCAGCATTGTACGAAAATTGACTTGA